One region of Ornithinibacter aureus genomic DNA includes:
- the glmU gene encoding bifunctional UDP-N-acetylglucosamine diphosphorylase/glucosamine-1-phosphate N-acetyltransferase GlmU, translating to MSTPRPAAVIVLAAGEGTRMKSSTPKVLHRIGGLTLVGHAIRAARETGAEHVGVVVRHERDRVVEQCAALDAGLVIADQDDVKGTGRAVECGLEALPADLSGTILVTYGDVPLLTGDTLVQLTVSHQESGSAVSVVTAHLADPTGYGRVVRDAQGRVERIVEHKDATADELALTEINSGIYAFDAQVLRDALAQVGTDNAQGEKYLTDVISIARDAGRPVRAHVIGDRLQTEGVNDRVQLAELGRELNRRVCERHMRAGVTIVDPATTWIDVDVSIGQDATILPGSQLLGATSIGPDAVIGPDCTLTDTEVGAGASVTRAVTNLAVIGDGATVGPYSFLRPGTRLGARGKIGGFVETKNADIGEGAKVPHLTYAGDVTIGAGANIGAGTIFANYDGVAKHHSVIGSHSFVGSNSVVIGPVDVADGAYVAAGSTLTQDVEPGEIAVARGQQRNVSGWVARARHGTATAAAAAAAQKAGERHPSPATTTAEGDQP from the coding sequence GTGAGCACCCCCCGCCCGGCTGCTGTCATCGTCCTCGCCGCGGGTGAGGGCACCCGCATGAAGTCCTCGACACCCAAGGTGCTGCACCGCATCGGTGGTCTGACGCTCGTCGGCCACGCGATCCGGGCCGCCCGGGAGACCGGGGCCGAGCACGTCGGCGTGGTGGTTCGCCACGAGCGTGACCGCGTCGTCGAGCAGTGCGCCGCCCTGGATGCCGGGCTCGTCATCGCCGACCAGGACGACGTCAAGGGCACCGGGCGCGCCGTCGAGTGCGGCCTCGAGGCGCTGCCGGCAGACCTGTCGGGCACGATCCTCGTCACGTACGGCGACGTTCCGCTGCTCACCGGCGACACCCTCGTCCAGCTCACGGTGTCGCACCAGGAGTCGGGGAGTGCGGTGTCGGTCGTCACGGCGCACCTGGCCGACCCCACCGGGTACGGCCGGGTGGTGCGCGATGCGCAGGGCCGGGTCGAGCGCATCGTCGAGCACAAGGACGCCACCGCCGACGAGCTGGCCCTGACCGAGATCAACTCCGGGATCTACGCGTTCGACGCCCAGGTGCTGCGCGACGCGCTCGCCCAGGTCGGCACGGACAACGCCCAGGGTGAGAAGTACCTGACCGACGTCATCTCCATCGCGCGCGATGCCGGCCGCCCGGTGCGGGCCCACGTCATCGGTGACCGCCTCCAGACCGAGGGCGTGAACGACCGCGTCCAGCTCGCCGAGCTCGGCCGTGAGCTCAACCGCCGCGTGTGCGAGCGGCACATGCGGGCCGGAGTGACGATCGTCGACCCCGCGACGACGTGGATCGACGTCGACGTCAGCATCGGCCAGGACGCGACGATCCTGCCCGGCAGCCAGCTCCTCGGGGCCACGAGCATCGGCCCGGATGCCGTGATCGGGCCCGACTGCACCCTCACCGACACCGAGGTCGGCGCCGGGGCCAGCGTCACCCGGGCCGTCACGAACCTCGCGGTCATCGGCGACGGGGCCACGGTCGGGCCTTACTCCTTCCTGCGCCCGGGCACCCGCCTCGGCGCCCGGGGCAAGATCGGCGGGTTCGTCGAGACCAAGAACGCCGACATCGGTGAGGGTGCCAAGGTGCCCCACCTCACGTACGCGGGCGACGTCACGATCGGGGCCGGCGCCAACATCGGTGCCGGCACGATCTTCGCCAACTACGACGGGGTGGCCAAGCACCACTCGGTCATCGGCAGCCACTCCTTCGTCGGGTCGAACTCGGTCGTCATCGGCCCGGTCGACGTCGCCGACGGTGCCTACGTCGCTGCCGGGTCCACCCTCACCCAGGACGTCGAGCCGGGCGAGATCGCCGTGGCCCGGGGCCAGCAGCGCAACGTGAGCGGCTGGGTGGCCCGAGCCAGGCATGGAACGGCGACCGCGGCGGCAGCCGCCGCGGCCCAGAAGGCGGGCGAACGGCATCCGAGCCCTGCGACGACCACCGCGGAAGGTGACCAGCCATGA
- a CDS encoding HPr family phosphocarrier protein — translation MAQRTVTIASSVGLHARPAALFVEAAGETGLDIEIGRPGEDAVDATSILGVMALGAKHGEEIVLTAEGDGADEALDTLVALLSRDLDAE, via the coding sequence ATGGCACAGCGCACTGTCACCATCGCCTCGTCAGTCGGCCTGCACGCCCGCCCGGCCGCCCTGTTCGTCGAGGCCGCGGGGGAGACCGGGCTCGACATCGAGATCGGCCGCCCCGGTGAGGACGCCGTCGACGCCACGAGCATCCTCGGCGTCATGGCGCTCGGCGCCAAGCACGGCGAGGAGATCGTGCTGACCGCGGAGGGCGACGGGGCCGACGAGGCCCTCGACACCCTCGTGGCCCTCCTCTCGCGCGACCTCGACGCGGAGTGA
- a CDS encoding 50S ribosomal protein L25/general stress protein Ctc produces the protein MSDLTLNAETRTQFGKGAARKIRRDHKIPAVMYGHGADPVHITLAAHETMKALKTSNALLTIVLDGKEQLALAKDVQRDPIKPVIEHIDLVVVRKGEKVTVDIPVHIEGDAAPDTMVITDSTSLELEVEATHIPEGITISIEGLEAGTQILAGQVELPKGATLITDAETLVVNVTAQVSEEALEAELADAEAEAGIEREESDEAAASDSDA, from the coding sequence ATGTCCGACCTCACCCTGAACGCCGAGACCCGCACCCAGTTCGGCAAGGGCGCGGCTCGCAAGATCCGCCGCGACCACAAGATCCCCGCCGTCATGTACGGCCACGGTGCCGACCCGGTGCACATCACCCTCGCTGCCCACGAGACGATGAAGGCGCTCAAGACGAGCAACGCCCTGCTCACCATCGTCCTCGACGGCAAGGAGCAGCTCGCCCTGGCCAAGGACGTGCAGCGCGACCCGATCAAGCCGGTCATCGAGCACATCGACCTGGTCGTCGTGCGCAAGGGCGAGAAGGTCACCGTCGACATCCCGGTCCACATCGAGGGTGACGCTGCTCCCGACACCATGGTCATCACCGACAGCACGAGCCTCGAGCTCGAGGTCGAGGCCACCCACATCCCCGAGGGCATCACCATCTCGATCGAGGGCCTCGAGGCCGGCACGCAGATCCTCGCGGGCCAGGTCGAGCTGCCCAAGGGCGCCACGCTCATCACCGACGCCGAGACCCTCGTCGTCAACGTCACCGCGCAGGTCTCCGAGGAGGCCCTCGAGGCCGAGCTCGCCGACGCCGAGGCCGAGGCCGGCATCGAACGCGAGGAGTCCGACGAGGCTGCTGCCTCCGACAGCGACGCCTGA
- a CDS encoding CGNR zinc finger domain-containing protein produces the protein MTLMHAAALVNTGPALGSEHREDLPDVAALVEWMHGWQWTGRHPSTEAEADAVRRLRPRIRQIWGLPEDDLVEATNALLREGRALPQLVRHGDFDWHIHATPDDAPIADRIAVEVGMALVDVIRAGAIDRLKVCAGDDCDDLIIDLSKNRSRKFCDGTCGTRANVAAYRARKAADT, from the coding sequence ATGACGCTCATGCACGCTGCGGCCCTGGTCAACACCGGCCCCGCCCTGGGCAGCGAGCACCGCGAGGACCTGCCCGACGTCGCAGCGCTCGTCGAGTGGATGCACGGATGGCAGTGGACCGGTCGCCACCCGAGCACCGAGGCCGAGGCGGACGCCGTGCGGCGGCTGCGCCCGAGGATCCGGCAGATCTGGGGACTGCCCGAGGACGACCTCGTCGAGGCGACCAACGCGTTGCTGCGCGAGGGCCGCGCACTCCCCCAGCTCGTCCGCCACGGCGACTTCGACTGGCACATCCACGCCACCCCGGACGACGCGCCGATCGCCGACCGGATCGCCGTCGAGGTCGGCATGGCCCTGGTCGACGTCATCCGCGCCGGGGCGATCGACCGGCTCAAGGTGTGCGCCGGCGACGACTGCGACGACCTCATCATCGACCTCAGCAAGAACCGCTCACGCAAGTTCTGCGACGGCACGTGCGGCACGCGGGCCAACGTGGCGGCCTATCGCGCACGCAAGGCCGCCGACACCTGA
- the pth gene encoding aminoacyl-tRNA hydrolase, whose translation MSDSGPWLVVGLGNPGPTYAGNRHNVGAMVIDELARRTSSSLRTHKARAVAAQVRLGTGPGGVPGPSAVIAVPNCFMNESGGPVSALVRFFSVIPERVVVVHDELDLDEGTIRLKRGGGEGGHNGLRSISNSLGTKDYHRVRVGIGRPPGRMDAADYVLRDFAPTQRKELPFLLDEAADAVESLVTLGLLDAQQKVHAPR comes from the coding sequence ATGAGCGACAGCGGACCCTGGCTCGTCGTCGGGCTCGGCAATCCCGGCCCCACGTACGCCGGCAACCGGCACAACGTCGGCGCCATGGTCATCGACGAACTGGCCCGGCGCACCAGCAGCAGCCTGCGCACCCACAAGGCCCGCGCGGTCGCCGCGCAGGTGCGCCTGGGCACCGGCCCCGGGGGAGTGCCCGGCCCGTCGGCCGTAATCGCCGTACCGAACTGCTTCATGAACGAGTCCGGTGGGCCGGTCTCGGCGCTGGTGCGCTTCTTCTCCGTCATCCCCGAGCGGGTGGTCGTCGTCCACGACGAGCTCGACCTCGACGAGGGCACGATCCGCCTCAAGCGTGGTGGTGGTGAAGGTGGCCACAACGGGCTGCGCTCGATCAGCAACTCGCTCGGTACCAAGGACTACCACCGGGTGCGGGTCGGCATCGGCCGCCCGCCGGGGCGCATGGATGCCGCCGACTACGTCCTGCGTGACTTCGCGCCGACCCAGCGCAAGGAGCTGCCCTTCCTCCTCGACGAGGCCGCGGATGCCGTGGAGTCCCTCGTCACGCTCGGTCTGCTCGACGCGCAGCAGAAGGTCCACGCACCGCGCTGA
- a CDS encoding ribose-phosphate diphosphokinase: MSSNRPPSANIRKRPKKQLMLFSGRANPELAQEVAAQLGTELVPTSAYDFANGEIYVRFEESVRGSDAFVIQSHTNPINECIIEHLLMVDALKRASAKRITVVMPFYGYARQDKKHRGREPISARLIADMFKTAGADRLICVDLHTDQIQGFFDGPVDHLMAIPILSEYVATKYGDQDLAVVSPDAGRIKVAEQWSKRLGGAPLAFIHKTRDINRPNEMVANRVVGDVRDRVCVLVDDMIDTGGTIAKAADALKADGAKAVIIAATHAILSDPAVERLRDCSAVEVIVTNTLPIPPEKQIDGITVLSIAPLISAAVKEVFEDGSVTSLFGGRA, from the coding sequence ATGAGCAGCAACCGACCGCCGTCGGCCAACATCCGCAAGCGCCCCAAGAAGCAGCTCATGCTCTTCTCGGGGCGGGCCAACCCCGAGCTGGCGCAGGAGGTCGCCGCGCAGCTCGGCACCGAGCTCGTGCCGACGAGCGCCTACGACTTCGCCAACGGCGAGATCTACGTGCGCTTCGAGGAGTCGGTGCGCGGGTCGGACGCCTTCGTCATCCAGAGCCACACCAACCCGATCAACGAGTGCATCATCGAGCACCTGCTCATGGTCGACGCGCTCAAGCGGGCCAGTGCCAAGCGGATCACCGTGGTCATGCCGTTCTACGGATACGCGCGCCAGGACAAGAAGCACCGTGGGCGCGAGCCGATCAGCGCGCGCCTCATCGCCGACATGTTCAAGACCGCCGGGGCTGACCGGCTCATCTGCGTCGACCTGCACACCGACCAGATCCAGGGGTTCTTCGACGGGCCGGTCGACCACCTGATGGCCATCCCGATCCTCAGTGAGTACGTCGCCACGAAGTACGGCGACCAGGACCTCGCGGTGGTGTCGCCGGATGCCGGCCGCATCAAGGTCGCGGAGCAGTGGTCCAAGCGTCTCGGCGGTGCTCCGCTGGCGTTCATCCACAAGACGCGCGACATCAACCGGCCGAACGAGATGGTCGCGAACCGGGTCGTCGGTGACGTGCGCGACCGGGTGTGCGTGCTCGTCGACGACATGATCGACACCGGCGGCACGATCGCGAAGGCCGCCGACGCGCTGAAGGCCGACGGGGCCAAGGCCGTCATCATCGCGGCGACGCACGCGATCCTCAGTGACCCGGCGGTGGAGCGACTGCGCGACTGCTCGGCGGTCGAGGTGATCGTCACGAACACGCTGCCGATCCCGCCCGAGAAGCAGATCGACGGCATCACCGTGCTCTCCATCGCGCCGCTCATCAGCGCAGCGGTCAAGGAGGTCTTCGAGGACGGGTCGGTGACCAGCCTGTTCGGCGGCCGCGCCTGA
- the ptsP gene encoding phosphoenolpyruvate--protein phosphotransferase, producing the protein MTATETRQGIGVSPGSAYGPVVQVSPPVRPPADEAPAEDREAALTDVKAAFESVAAALEGKARHADDTAQQILKATALIARDKGLIKAAGKQLDAGRGRANAIASAVEEYCAQFEALGGYFAERVTDLRDVGSRAVAAVLGVPAPGVPDFSEPSVIVAEDLAPAETATLDRALVVGIVTQEGGRTSHTAILAAQMGIPAVVQLKGATGIPAGTFVALDGDSGEVTINPDPSIVEEQKVRRDKRAAALAGTSGPGTTRDGHHVALLANIGGVKDAEEAGALDLEGVGLFRTEFVFLSADKAPTVEEQTEIYRKVMAPFGDRRVVVRTLDAGADKPLAFADLGPEENPALGRRGLRLSAERPELLDAQLEALSIAAKETGADVRVMAPMVATVEEAAWFARRVRENGLPKGGVMIEVPAAALRSAHVLAEVEFGSIGTNDLAQYTMAADRMQGELSDLLDPWQPAVLDVVAAACEGAASTGRPMGVCGESAGDPLLALVLTGLGVSSLSMAPSKVPVVRLALSLHSLPECQGIAAAARAAATAREALEAVRDLARDELTDLL; encoded by the coding sequence GTGACCGCGACGGAGACCCGGCAGGGCATCGGCGTCAGCCCGGGGTCCGCGTACGGACCGGTGGTGCAGGTCTCGCCACCGGTCCGGCCGCCGGCCGACGAGGCACCCGCCGAGGACCGCGAGGCGGCGCTCACCGACGTCAAGGCGGCCTTCGAGTCCGTCGCGGCCGCCCTCGAGGGCAAGGCCCGGCACGCCGATGACACCGCGCAGCAGATCCTGAAGGCCACGGCGCTCATCGCTCGTGACAAGGGTCTGATCAAGGCTGCGGGCAAGCAGCTCGATGCCGGCCGCGGGCGGGCGAACGCCATCGCCAGCGCGGTGGAGGAGTACTGCGCCCAGTTCGAGGCGCTGGGGGGATACTTCGCCGAGCGCGTCACCGACCTGCGCGACGTCGGCTCCCGAGCGGTCGCGGCCGTGCTCGGGGTGCCCGCCCCGGGGGTTCCTGACTTCAGCGAGCCCAGCGTCATCGTCGCCGAGGACCTCGCACCCGCGGAGACGGCGACGCTCGATCGTGCCCTGGTCGTCGGCATCGTCACCCAGGAGGGCGGGCGAACGAGCCACACGGCGATCCTCGCGGCCCAGATGGGCATCCCGGCGGTCGTCCAGCTCAAGGGCGCGACCGGCATCCCCGCCGGGACGTTCGTGGCCCTGGACGGTGACTCGGGTGAGGTCACGATCAACCCCGACCCCTCCATCGTCGAGGAGCAGAAGGTTCGGCGTGACAAGCGCGCAGCCGCTCTGGCCGGCACGAGTGGCCCGGGCACCACGCGGGACGGGCACCACGTCGCGCTGCTCGCCAACATCGGTGGGGTCAAGGACGCCGAGGAGGCCGGAGCCCTCGACCTCGAAGGGGTCGGGCTGTTCCGCACCGAGTTCGTCTTCCTCTCGGCCGACAAGGCGCCGACCGTGGAGGAGCAGACCGAGATCTACCGCAAGGTCATGGCCCCCTTCGGTGACCGCAGGGTCGTCGTACGCACCCTCGACGCGGGGGCGGACAAGCCGTTGGCCTTCGCCGACCTCGGCCCGGAGGAGAACCCGGCCCTGGGTCGACGCGGGCTTCGGCTGTCGGCCGAGCGCCCCGAGCTGCTCGACGCCCAGCTCGAGGCCCTGTCGATCGCGGCGAAGGAGACCGGGGCCGACGTGCGGGTCATGGCCCCGATGGTCGCCACCGTCGAGGAGGCCGCCTGGTTCGCCCGGCGGGTCCGCGAGAACGGCCTGCCCAAGGGCGGCGTCATGATCGAGGTCCCGGCGGCGGCGCTGCGCTCGGCGCACGTGCTGGCCGAGGTCGAGTTCGGCAGCATCGGCACCAACGACCTCGCGCAGTACACGATGGCCGCCGACCGGATGCAGGGTGAGCTGTCCGACCTGCTCGACCCCTGGCAGCCGGCGGTGCTCGACGTCGTGGCGGCCGCCTGTGAGGGTGCTGCCAGCACGGGTCGGCCGATGGGGGTGTGTGGCGAGTCCGCAGGTGACCCGCTGCTCGCCCTCGTGCTCACGGGTCTCGGGGTGTCGAGCCTGTCGATGGCCCCGAGCAAGGTGCCGGTCGTGCGGCTCGCACTGTCGCTGCACAGCCTGCCCGAGTGCCAGGGCATCGCCGCGGCAGCCCGCGCGGCAGCCACGGCGCGTGAGGCCCTCGAGGCCGTGCGCGACCTGGCCCGGGACGAGCTGACCGACCTGCTCTGA
- a CDS encoding EamA family transporter has translation MVEAMRRHVGLGLIAMLASCAAFGTSGPFAKSLMTAGWSPGAVVLIRIAGAALVLAPFGLWSMRGRWGTLRSELPLAAFYGTLAVAAAQLGYFQAVSRMPVGVALLIEYLGIIIVVLWVWALTRRAPHRLTGVGIVLALAGLALVLDVTGQSTPSLVGVLWGLLAAVGLAGHYVLAGRPTALPAVAFAGVGLTSGAVVLALAGLIGVLPMEAGASTVVIAEASAPAWVAFAELVLVAAALAYVLGILGARHLGSTLASFVGLTEVIFAVAFAWVLLGELPGLIQLVGGLVLLSGVVAVRLGERDEARAASHATTHAGTPGGHDEPARPDFEVHSPVA, from the coding sequence ATGGTCGAGGCGATGCGGCGGCACGTCGGTCTGGGTCTGATCGCGATGCTCGCGTCCTGCGCGGCGTTCGGCACGTCCGGGCCCTTCGCCAAGTCCCTGATGACCGCTGGCTGGAGCCCCGGCGCGGTGGTGCTCATCCGCATCGCCGGCGCGGCTCTCGTCCTGGCGCCCTTCGGGCTGTGGAGCATGCGCGGGCGATGGGGAACCCTGCGCAGTGAGCTGCCGCTCGCGGCGTTCTACGGCACCCTGGCCGTCGCCGCCGCCCAGCTCGGGTACTTCCAGGCGGTCTCCCGGATGCCGGTCGGCGTGGCCCTGCTCATCGAGTACCTCGGCATCATCATCGTCGTCCTCTGGGTCTGGGCCCTGACGCGGCGTGCGCCCCACCGGCTGACCGGGGTCGGCATCGTGCTGGCGCTCGCCGGGCTCGCGCTCGTGCTCGACGTCACCGGCCAGAGCACGCCCAGCCTCGTCGGTGTGCTGTGGGGCCTGCTCGCCGCCGTCGGGCTGGCCGGCCACTACGTCCTCGCGGGTCGGCCGACGGCGCTGCCGGCCGTCGCCTTCGCCGGCGTCGGCCTCACCTCCGGCGCCGTCGTCCTCGCTCTCGCAGGCCTGATCGGGGTGCTGCCCATGGAGGCGGGAGCCTCGACCGTCGTCATCGCCGAGGCCAGCGCACCGGCCTGGGTGGCGTTCGCCGAGCTCGTGCTCGTCGCGGCGGCGCTCGCCTACGTCCTCGGCATCCTCGGGGCCCGTCACCTGGGCTCGACGCTCGCCTCGTTCGTCGGCCTCACCGAGGTGATCTTCGCCGTGGCCTTCGCCTGGGTCCTGCTCGGTGAGCTGCCCGGCCTGATCCAGCTCGTGGGCGGCCTGGTCCTGCTCTCCGGTGTGGTCGCGGTTCGTCTCGGCGAGCGCGACGAGGCGCGGGCGGCATCCCACGCCACGACGCACGCCGGCACACCGGGCGGGCACGACGAGCCAGCCCGACCCGATTTCGAGGTTCACTCGCCCGTCGCCTAG
- a CDS encoding GntR family transcriptional regulator, whose translation MIIDVDPSGAVPVYEQVRTQLAEMIVMGALPQGFRLPTIRQLAADLALAPGTIARVYRELEAEGLVVSRVRHGTVVAAVPERHLADPTTAVEAAARTYAGASRRLNLSLDDAVAALREQWAQLSG comes from the coding sequence ATGATCATCGACGTCGACCCGTCGGGAGCGGTGCCCGTCTACGAACAGGTGCGCACCCAGCTCGCCGAGATGATCGTCATGGGCGCCCTGCCGCAGGGCTTTCGCCTGCCGACCATCCGCCAGCTCGCTGCCGACCTCGCCCTGGCACCGGGAACCATCGCCCGCGTCTACCGCGAGCTCGAGGCGGAAGGGCTCGTCGTGTCACGGGTGCGGCACGGCACCGTGGTCGCGGCCGTGCCGGAACGGCACCTCGCCGATCCCACCACGGCCGTCGAGGCCGCCGCACGCACCTATGCCGGTGCCAGTCGGCGGCTCAACCTCAGCCTCGACGACGCCGTCGCGGCCCTGAGGGAACAGTGGGCCCAGCTCAGCGGCTGA